The following proteins come from a genomic window of Quadrisphaera sp. RL12-1S:
- a CDS encoding AAA family ATPase: MTPEQAQWFAQTFDQLVANVEKVVVGRTQVVRLAVACLLSQGHLLLEDVPGTGKTSLARALAQTVQGTHQRIQFTPDLLPSDVTGVSIYDQRTKDFDFHRGPVFASVVLADEINRASPKTQAALLEVMEEGRVTVDRTSHEVGEPFMVIATQNPVEQAGTYKLPEAQLDRFLLRTSLGYPDRSSTVAILAASAGRGRTPVVVEPLITPSAVVQMSELASQVDVDPALLDYVTRLVEATRVAPGVRLGVSVRGALALVRVVRTWAASHGRDYVVPDDVKALAEPVLAHRVLLDADAEFSGATAEQVLSGVLAAEAPPVARRDPAPSVQ, translated from the coding sequence ATGACGCCGGAGCAGGCGCAGTGGTTCGCGCAGACCTTCGACCAGCTGGTGGCCAACGTCGAGAAGGTGGTGGTCGGGCGCACGCAGGTGGTGCGGCTGGCGGTCGCCTGCCTGCTCTCCCAGGGCCACCTGCTCCTCGAGGACGTCCCCGGCACGGGCAAGACCAGCCTGGCCCGGGCGCTCGCGCAGACCGTGCAGGGCACGCACCAGCGGATCCAGTTCACCCCCGACCTGCTGCCCAGCGACGTCACGGGCGTGTCCATCTACGACCAGCGCACGAAGGACTTCGACTTCCACCGCGGACCGGTCTTCGCCTCGGTCGTCCTGGCCGACGAGATCAACCGCGCCAGCCCCAAGACGCAAGCGGCGCTGCTGGAGGTCATGGAGGAGGGGCGCGTCACGGTCGACCGCACCAGCCACGAGGTGGGCGAGCCGTTCATGGTGATCGCCACGCAGAACCCCGTCGAGCAGGCCGGCACGTACAAGCTCCCCGAGGCCCAGCTGGACCGGTTCCTGCTGCGCACGAGCCTGGGCTACCCCGACCGCTCCAGCACGGTGGCGATCCTCGCGGCCTCGGCCGGGCGCGGCCGAACCCCGGTGGTGGTGGAGCCACTCATCACCCCCAGCGCTGTGGTGCAGATGAGCGAGCTGGCCTCGCAGGTGGACGTCGACCCGGCCCTGCTCGACTACGTGACCCGTCTGGTGGAGGCCACCCGCGTCGCGCCCGGAGTCCGGCTCGGCGTCAGCGTCCGCGGTGCCCTGGCGCTGGTGCGGGTGGTGCGCACGTGGGCCGCCAGCCACGGGCGCGACTACGTGGTCCCTGACGACGTCAAGGCCCTCGCCGAGCCGGTCCTGGCCCACCGCGTGCTGCTCGACGCCGACGCCGAGTTCTCCGGCGCCACCGCCGAGCAGGTCCTCAGCGGGGTGCTCGCTGCCGAGGCGCCGCCCGTGGCCCGCCGCGACCCGGCCCCATCGGTCCAGTGA
- a CDS encoding Ig-like domain-containing protein yields the protein MSRLADLWRSRRARRTGSGVALSAVAGVVAAGAVLAPGATSLQVHADDGGVWVTNAALQQVGRLNRQVGELDGAVRSGSSAVDVLQDAGTVLVLSAAGDRSSVQVLDPAYVRLGDPAVLPEGAAVSLGRGTVSVLSTAGKLWVRSVGALADSFTDAAPVRDLGRGALAVVGLDDDVHAFSPSESQLVALPASGSGAGDTKAEEVELPQLASAARDGAQRFQLTAVGPHAVLLDRDSGSLVVDGVVRGLGVGGAAVQGVDDATQLQAPGPDASDVVLATRTSLVRVPLAGGAPAVEQQQSSGRPAQPVVVGGCAHAAWDGAAAHYARYCGSSQPVTHALQPAPAEGQLRFRTNRDVVVLNDAQQGTVWDPSGDMAPVDDWKDLAPPSEDGQQQSDEAGEQQSTDQQADRSTQNRPPVAQDDDFGVRPGRSTVLPVLDNDVDPDGDVLTASPVDPSSPIDPPGGLGAGARVSVVRGGAALQVSVPADATGNAAVAYTADDGRGGTAQATARVQVHGWDANAAPHQDRVPVAQLEAGSSTTVDALSGWTDPDGDDVSLAGAQAPAGLDASWTPGGQLTLTAGAGQPAGPVDVAVTVTDGREPASGTLRVQVLAAGAAVPVTRPDHVSTTVDAPVQVSPLANDSQAGGRPLRLVGVDPTAGVAVTVDALGGTAVLTPSAQGTSYLTYRVSDGAHEAQGVIRLDALAAAGADRPPVAVADTAQLPPGGEVVVDVTANDEDPDGDVLAVSGAVTPAPGDAAAAGLVADVLEQHLVRVHAPQGLTGPATLRYTVTDGQQQDEGTITVVPAPAPVVQAPLARPDSAVVRAGDVVSVPVLANDESRGGGPLSLVVGDDALQPAAAGAQVFASGDRLRVRAPDAPGTYTATYTARDARGAEASAQVTLTVIAVDATGNRAPVVPPVVARAVAGATTRIVVPLDGTDPDGDSVRLVGVQTPPAHGRVSAVGDGWVDLQADPSATGTDAFTLGVVDRLGASASVSVRVALVARGADRPPAAVDDAVTVRSGRTASVPVLANDSDPDGDRLSVVPGSTTAPARVEGDQVVVPTAAGTASTTSTRYTVQDQFGATASAAVTVTASPDAPDLVPVAVDDRVDVLQLAAAGTVDVPVLDNDVDLDGPHSALVVSLPAGAAGAAGADGAKDAPEVVGTSVRVHAASAPQAITYEVRDADGGVGRAVVWVPGTAAAAPALRSGAPEIKVTAGQSVRLSLADAVVTAPGRSPRLVADAPVVAAGGTATTDGDGAVTFVATQPGPGAVTVTVADGPSGDAATRTARLSLPVTVLPGGGAPPVLAGGSLQAVAGGPTATLDLRRLATDPDTDASRLRFALAGGAPGGLRVSVEGSVLSASAPAGTPAGQVPVQVSASDGTSSATGVVVVTVTAAAGPLVQAVADAASGPPGTATSVPVLANDVGGPGASLSLVSASSEQAGFAVTTSGDRVVVTPAGTAGTATVRYRVTDAPGDTTRTVEGVLTFTIASPPGQPGAPQVVSTGADSAVLAWQAPSSSAPVTGYVVRGQGLQQQCPATTCTVTGLVAGTVYAFTVTAQSSVGAGPPSAPSSSITVGGAPTAPAAPSVTPGDQQLSAAWQAAGGPPAARYDVEVSPAGGTPAVNGTSAAVGGLTNGQAYQVRVRGVSASGAAGEWSGWSASAVPAGRPSVPSAPQVQQAGGQATVSWTAPATDNGSPVLRYEVEVTAADGSTRTVQVAAGTTVQVPTGAGGSFRVRAVSASGTSDWSGATQAPAGAAGAVAPDVPAAAATVSADGTVAVTATAAAGGTAPTRYEARVDGGRPTALDGAAGSLQGLAAGAHTVEVRACAGDACSGWSTATSVTVPAAPAKPSADRQVSLVIFNPHSDSANAYHVSITGFTPNTRYAVQCLLDGAQVGSGVLTTDASGAAADAGSSASGGVSCAGARAGGTATARVDGVSSNAVVVQPHIDTPSTPEVPKAVSLSVATANGGNGAGAAYTITVTGFAPNGTVAVDCLMGGQRVDGASLTTGADGSGTARCTAAKPQGQAAQASATADGVRSNTVMVEPFVPPAPRVAKSVDLSLMVRGAGSGNTFVVKLAGFTPGDVVNAQCILDGATIGGHAMTIKADGTASSYDAGNGQGDGGVCSTTDSGNGQVAVDGVASNTVKVAPAVKPASRAMKGDATGDGKVNQADIDTVYADWGTGAERSDFDGDGTVDVRDLSILLSNWTGPGQAPAAAPPPGATP from the coding sequence GTGAGCCGGCTCGCGGACCTGTGGCGCAGCCGCCGCGCCCGGCGCACCGGCTCGGGCGTGGCCCTGTCGGCCGTCGCCGGCGTGGTGGCCGCCGGGGCCGTGCTGGCTCCGGGCGCCACCTCGCTGCAGGTGCACGCGGACGACGGCGGGGTGTGGGTCACCAACGCCGCGTTGCAGCAGGTCGGGCGGCTCAACCGCCAGGTCGGCGAGCTCGACGGAGCGGTCCGCTCCGGCAGCTCCGCGGTCGACGTCCTCCAGGACGCCGGCACGGTGCTCGTGCTGAGCGCCGCGGGCGACCGGAGCTCCGTGCAGGTGCTCGACCCGGCGTACGTGCGCCTGGGCGACCCGGCTGTGCTGCCGGAAGGCGCCGCTGTCTCGCTGGGGCGCGGCACGGTGTCCGTGCTCAGCACCGCCGGGAAGCTGTGGGTGCGGTCGGTGGGCGCGCTGGCAGACTCCTTCACCGACGCTGCGCCAGTGCGCGACCTCGGTCGGGGTGCGCTGGCCGTGGTGGGTCTGGACGACGACGTCCACGCCTTCTCCCCGAGCGAGAGCCAGCTGGTGGCGCTGCCCGCGAGCGGCAGCGGGGCGGGAGACACGAAGGCCGAAGAGGTCGAGCTCCCGCAGCTCGCCAGCGCCGCGCGCGATGGTGCCCAGCGGTTCCAGCTGACAGCGGTCGGCCCGCACGCGGTCCTGCTCGACCGCGACAGCGGCAGCCTCGTCGTGGACGGGGTGGTGCGCGGCCTGGGGGTCGGCGGCGCCGCGGTGCAAGGCGTCGACGACGCCACGCAGCTGCAGGCGCCCGGGCCGGACGCCTCCGACGTGGTCCTCGCCACGCGCACCTCCCTCGTCCGCGTGCCGCTGGCCGGCGGTGCCCCCGCGGTCGAGCAGCAGCAGAGCAGCGGCAGGCCCGCACAGCCGGTCGTGGTGGGCGGTTGTGCGCACGCCGCCTGGGACGGAGCCGCCGCGCACTACGCCCGCTACTGCGGCTCCTCGCAGCCCGTCACGCACGCGCTGCAGCCCGCTCCGGCCGAGGGCCAGCTGCGCTTCCGCACCAACCGCGACGTCGTCGTCCTCAACGATGCCCAGCAGGGCACGGTGTGGGACCCCTCCGGCGACATGGCGCCCGTCGACGACTGGAAGGACCTCGCCCCGCCCAGCGAGGACGGCCAGCAGCAGAGCGACGAGGCCGGCGAGCAGCAGTCCACCGACCAGCAGGCCGACAGGTCCACCCAGAACAGGCCCCCCGTGGCCCAGGACGACGACTTCGGCGTGCGCCCCGGCCGCAGCACGGTGCTCCCGGTCCTCGACAACGACGTCGACCCCGACGGCGACGTGCTCACCGCCTCGCCGGTCGACCCGTCCTCCCCGATCGACCCGCCGGGCGGCCTGGGAGCGGGGGCCCGGGTGTCGGTAGTGCGCGGCGGCGCAGCGCTCCAGGTCAGCGTGCCGGCGGACGCCACCGGCAACGCCGCCGTCGCGTACACCGCCGACGACGGCCGCGGCGGCACCGCGCAGGCCACCGCCCGCGTGCAGGTGCACGGGTGGGACGCGAACGCCGCTCCCCACCAGGACCGGGTGCCCGTCGCGCAGCTCGAGGCGGGCAGCAGCACCACCGTCGACGCCCTCTCGGGCTGGACCGACCCCGACGGCGACGACGTCAGCCTGGCCGGCGCCCAGGCCCCCGCCGGGCTGGACGCCTCGTGGACGCCGGGCGGTCAGCTCACCCTCACCGCGGGAGCCGGGCAGCCGGCCGGCCCGGTCGACGTCGCCGTCACCGTGACGGACGGGCGCGAGCCCGCCAGCGGGACCCTCCGGGTGCAGGTGCTGGCGGCGGGGGCGGCGGTACCGGTGACCCGACCGGACCACGTCAGCACCACCGTCGACGCCCCGGTGCAGGTCAGCCCGCTGGCCAACGACTCCCAGGCCGGTGGGCGCCCGCTGCGGCTGGTCGGCGTCGACCCGACCGCCGGGGTGGCGGTGACGGTGGACGCACTGGGCGGCACCGCGGTGCTCACACCCAGCGCCCAGGGCACCAGCTACCTCACCTACCGCGTCAGCGACGGGGCGCACGAGGCGCAGGGCGTCATCCGGCTCGACGCGCTCGCGGCCGCCGGCGCCGACCGGCCGCCGGTGGCCGTCGCCGACACGGCGCAGCTGCCCCCGGGCGGAGAGGTGGTGGTGGACGTCACGGCGAACGACGAGGACCCCGACGGCGACGTGCTCGCGGTGTCCGGGGCCGTCACACCGGCCCCGGGAGACGCCGCCGCGGCGGGCCTGGTGGCCGACGTGCTGGAGCAGCACCTGGTGCGCGTGCACGCCCCGCAGGGGCTGACCGGACCGGCCACGCTGCGCTACACCGTGACCGACGGCCAGCAGCAGGACGAGGGCACCATCACCGTGGTGCCGGCTCCGGCGCCGGTGGTCCAGGCGCCGCTGGCCCGACCCGACTCGGCCGTGGTGCGCGCGGGGGACGTCGTGAGCGTGCCGGTGCTCGCCAACGACGAGAGCCGCGGTGGCGGTCCGCTGTCCCTCGTGGTGGGCGACGACGCGCTGCAACCGGCGGCCGCGGGCGCCCAGGTCTTCGCCAGCGGCGACCGGCTGCGCGTGCGAGCGCCCGACGCCCCGGGCACGTACACCGCCACCTACACGGCGCGCGACGCGCGGGGCGCTGAGGCCTCGGCCCAGGTCACGCTCACGGTGATCGCGGTGGACGCGACCGGCAACAGGGCACCGGTGGTGCCGCCCGTGGTCGCCCGCGCGGTGGCGGGGGCCACGACGCGCATCGTCGTCCCCCTCGACGGCACCGACCCCGACGGCGACTCCGTGCGCCTGGTCGGGGTGCAGACGCCGCCCGCTCACGGACGCGTCAGCGCCGTCGGCGACGGATGGGTGGACCTGCAGGCCGATCCGTCGGCCACCGGCACCGACGCCTTCACGCTCGGCGTGGTCGACAGGCTGGGCGCCTCGGCGTCCGTGTCGGTGCGGGTGGCGCTGGTCGCCCGGGGCGCGGACCGCCCACCGGCCGCGGTGGACGACGCCGTCACCGTGCGCAGCGGCCGCACGGCGTCGGTTCCTGTGCTCGCCAACGACAGCGACCCCGACGGCGACCGCCTGTCCGTGGTGCCCGGATCCACCACGGCACCCGCCCGCGTGGAGGGCGACCAGGTGGTGGTGCCCACAGCCGCGGGCACGGCGTCCACCACCAGCACCCGCTACACCGTGCAGGACCAGTTCGGCGCCACCGCCAGCGCCGCCGTGACCGTCACGGCCTCGCCCGATGCCCCGGACCTGGTGCCGGTGGCCGTCGACGACCGCGTCGATGTTCTGCAGCTCGCTGCGGCCGGCACCGTTGACGTGCCGGTGCTCGACAACGACGTCGACCTGGACGGACCGCACTCGGCCCTGGTGGTGTCGCTGCCCGCCGGCGCAGCAGGGGCGGCCGGTGCCGACGGCGCGAAGGACGCCCCCGAGGTGGTCGGCACGTCCGTGCGGGTGCACGCCGCGTCCGCGCCGCAGGCCATCACCTACGAGGTGCGCGACGCCGACGGCGGAGTCGGCCGCGCCGTGGTGTGGGTGCCCGGGACCGCCGCAGCGGCACCCGCGCTGCGCTCCGGCGCACCCGAGATCAAGGTCACTGCCGGGCAGTCGGTGCGGCTGTCGCTGGCCGACGCGGTGGTCACCGCCCCCGGGCGCTCCCCGCGCCTGGTCGCTGACGCCCCCGTGGTGGCCGCCGGCGGCACAGCGACGACCGACGGGGACGGTGCGGTGACCTTCGTCGCCACGCAGCCCGGACCGGGCGCGGTGACGGTGACCGTGGCCGACGGCCCCTCGGGTGACGCGGCCACGCGCACCGCCCGCCTGTCGCTGCCCGTCACGGTGCTCCCCGGCGGTGGAGCGCCGCCTGTCCTCGCCGGGGGCTCCCTGCAGGCCGTCGCCGGCGGACCGACCGCGACCCTGGACCTGCGCCGCCTGGCCACCGACCCTGACACCGACGCCTCCCGGCTGCGCTTCGCCCTGGCGGGCGGTGCGCCGGGGGGCCTGCGGGTGTCGGTCGAGGGCTCGGTGCTGAGCGCCTCCGCGCCGGCGGGCACCCCCGCGGGCCAGGTGCCGGTGCAGGTCAGTGCCAGCGACGGCACCTCGAGCGCCACCGGCGTGGTGGTCGTCACCGTCACCGCGGCGGCCGGTCCGCTCGTGCAGGCCGTTGCCGATGCCGCCTCCGGTCCGCCCGGTACTGCCACCTCGGTGCCCGTGCTCGCCAACGACGTCGGGGGCCCCGGTGCGTCCCTGAGCCTGGTGTCAGCGTCGTCGGAACAGGCCGGGTTCGCCGTGACCACCTCCGGTGACCGCGTGGTGGTCACCCCCGCGGGCACCGCCGGCACCGCGACCGTGCGCTACCGGGTCACGGACGCCCCAGGGGACACGACGCGGACGGTGGAGGGAGTGCTGACCTTCACCATCGCCTCGCCCCCCGGACAGCCCGGCGCGCCGCAGGTGGTGAGCACGGGAGCCGACAGCGCGGTGCTCGCCTGGCAGGCGCCGAGCTCCAGCGCGCCCGTCACCGGCTACGTGGTGCGAGGTCAAGGGCTGCAGCAGCAGTGCCCGGCCACCACGTGCACCGTCACCGGGCTCGTGGCCGGCACGGTCTACGCCTTCACCGTCACCGCGCAGAGCTCCGTGGGCGCGGGACCGCCCAGCGCCCCGAGCTCGTCCATCACCGTGGGCGGGGCGCCGACAGCGCCCGCCGCGCCGTCGGTGACACCGGGCGACCAGCAGCTGAGCGCTGCGTGGCAGGCCGCGGGCGGCCCACCGGCGGCCCGCTACGACGTGGAGGTCTCACCGGCCGGGGGCACCCCCGCGGTGAACGGCACGTCGGCCGCCGTGGGCGGGCTAACCAACGGGCAGGCCTACCAGGTGCGCGTGCGCGGGGTGTCCGCGTCCGGGGCGGCGGGGGAGTGGAGCGGGTGGTCGGCCTCGGCGGTGCCCGCGGGGCGGCCGTCGGTGCCGTCGGCGCCGCAGGTGCAGCAGGCCGGCGGGCAGGCGACCGTCTCGTGGACCGCTCCTGCCACCGACAACGGCTCCCCGGTGCTGCGCTACGAGGTGGAGGTCACCGCCGCTGACGGCAGCACCCGCACCGTGCAGGTGGCGGCCGGCACGACCGTGCAGGTGCCCACCGGCGCCGGGGGCTCCTTCCGGGTGCGCGCCGTGAGCGCGAGCGGGACGTCCGACTGGAGCGGCGCCACCCAGGCCCCCGCTGGAGCAGCCGGCGCCGTGGCCCCTGACGTGCCGGCGGCCGCTGCGACGGTATCGGCGGACGGCACGGTCGCGGTGACCGCGACGGCCGCGGCCGGCGGCACCGCCCCCACCCGCTACGAGGCCCGCGTCGACGGCGGTCGGCCGACGGCCCTGGACGGAGCCGCAGGCTCGCTGCAGGGCCTGGCGGCCGGCGCCCACACCGTTGAGGTGCGCGCGTGTGCCGGTGACGCCTGCAGCGGCTGGAGCACCGCCACCTCGGTGACCGTCCCCGCTGCGCCCGCCAAGCCGAGTGCCGACCGCCAGGTCTCGCTGGTGATCTTCAACCCGCACAGTGATAGCGCGAACGCCTACCACGTGTCGATCACAGGTTTCACGCCCAACACCCGCTACGCCGTCCAGTGCCTCCTCGACGGAGCGCAGGTCGGTAGCGGCGTGCTCACCACCGATGCGTCGGGTGCAGCGGCGGATGCCGGCAGCAGCGCATCCGGTGGCGTGTCGTGTGCCGGTGCACGAGCAGGGGGCACGGCGACCGCGCGTGTGGATGGTGTGTCGTCCAACGCGGTGGTGGTCCAGCCCCACATCGACACCCCTTCCACCCCTGAGGTGCCGAAGGCGGTCTCTCTCAGCGTGGCGACGGCGAACGGGGGCAACGGTGCCGGCGCTGCGTACACGATCACGGTGACGGGTTTCGCGCCGAACGGCACCGTGGCGGTCGACTGCCTCATGGGGGGCCAGCGCGTCGACGGTGCCTCGCTGACCACGGGCGCTGACGGCTCAGGGACTGCGCGGTGCACCGCGGCGAAGCCGCAGGGGCAGGCGGCGCAGGCGAGCGCCACCGCAGACGGCGTCCGGTCCAACACCGTGATGGTGGAGCCGTTCGTCCCTCCCGCCCCGAGGGTGGCGAAGTCCGTCGACCTGAGCTTGATGGTGCGGGGCGCGGGCAGCGGCAACACCTTCGTGGTGAAGCTGGCGGGTTTCACCCCCGGCGACGTGGTGAACGCCCAGTGCATCCTCGACGGCGCCACCATCGGCGGCCACGCCATGACCATCAAGGCGGATGGCACCGCCTCCAGCTATGACGCCGGGAACGGTCAGGGGGACGGTGGTGTCTGCTCGACGACGGACAGCGGCAACGGTCAGGTCGCTGTGGACGGAGTCGCGTCGAACACGGTCAAGGTTGCTCCCGCTGTGAAACCGGCCTCACGGGCGATGAAGGGCGACGCGACCGGTGACGGCAAGGTCAACCAGGCCGACATCGACACGGTGTACGCGGACTGGGGCACCGGCGCGGAGCGCAGCGACTTCGACGGCGACGGCACCGTCGACGTCCGCGACCTCAGCATCCTGCTGAGCAACTGGACCGGCCCCGGCCAGGCCCCAGCAGCTGCACCGCCACCAGGGGCGACGCCGTGA
- a CDS encoding FHA domain-containing protein, producing MSAARAEGAVAVVDFCGEEHVVPSGGSLWIGRDADLSVDDNPYLHRRFLLLRHEDGAWWLSNEGSLLSATVHDDAGLVRSSLASGARLALPPGTTKVLFTAGSTTYELAVRVPGRLATRAAELAAEVLPGEATVGPVVLTESQRLLVLALCEPALRRSGAVGAVLPSNAQAAARLGWSLTRFNRKLDNVCDRLDRSGVTGLRGGPGKLASGRRARLVEHAVASRLVGEEDLPLLAAARRAAAASATATTTATGPSTEGGAS from the coding sequence GTGAGCGCGGCACGCGCAGAGGGCGCGGTCGCCGTCGTCGACTTCTGCGGTGAGGAGCACGTGGTGCCGAGCGGCGGCTCCCTGTGGATCGGGCGCGACGCCGACCTGTCGGTGGATGACAACCCCTACCTCCACCGGCGCTTCCTGCTGCTGCGCCACGAGGACGGCGCCTGGTGGCTGTCGAACGAGGGCAGCTTGCTGTCCGCGACCGTCCACGACGACGCCGGCCTGGTGCGCAGCTCGCTGGCGTCGGGAGCGCGCCTGGCCCTGCCCCCGGGAACCACCAAGGTGCTCTTCACCGCCGGGTCCACCACCTACGAGCTGGCAGTGCGCGTGCCGGGGCGCCTCGCGACCCGGGCCGCCGAGCTGGCCGCCGAGGTGCTGCCGGGTGAGGCGACCGTGGGTCCCGTGGTGCTCACCGAGAGCCAGCGGCTGCTGGTGCTGGCCCTGTGCGAGCCGGCGCTGCGGCGCTCTGGCGCCGTCGGCGCGGTGCTCCCCAGCAACGCGCAGGCCGCGGCCCGGCTGGGCTGGAGCCTCACCCGCTTCAACCGCAAGCTCGACAACGTCTGCGACAGGCTCGACCGCAGCGGCGTCACCGGGCTGCGAGGCGGGCCCGGCAAGCTGGCCAGCGGCCGAAGGGCCCGTCTCGTGGAGCACGCGGTGGCCTCGCGCCTGGTCGGTGAGGAAGACCTGCCTCTGCTCGCCGCGGCGCGCCGGGCGGCGGCCGCCTCCGCCACCGCGACGACCACCGCCACCGGACCCTCGACCGAGGGCGGTGCCTCGTGA
- a CDS encoding serine/threonine-protein kinase → MSAARGAAATVDPHPEIPGHTWREHLRSGGFADVHLYQQHRPSRPVAVKVLKTGSADPSHFDDEADRIAQLGEHPYVVTIHAVAVAADGRPYLVMEYCSGGTLGDRCRGGQMSVPEVLDVAVKLSSAVHAVHQASLLHRDIKPANVLLVGADPRLTDFGISAPLAEGALPTGLSLPWAAPEQFVEGGAADARTEVWSLGATLHALLTGRSPFSLQGSSELAHIARIQSAPRPSTGRRDVPPSLERLLDRALSKDPRRRQASAQEVVLGLQAVQAELGLPVTPVPQAPAPSPGAPVVVHDDGGGEPTRLRPLRLLEPRPADPTVRRSSVITAVPSSSTGPHTGQLPDQLTSGPADRLGDAVDPSPDTGSAGLTATVLRPPARPSLEADPTPAPGRSRTALVVAAAAVVVGLGLVAAAGVLVVQLTGAGATASGPAADPTAPAQDLGPTFVEQVEAPTALTFVPAADGSVQVGWTAPPGSDASTAYLVGLLSDGGVVREDRVAGSATVLPAGGPRCVQVRTVLGDGRTSDDAVKGCAP, encoded by the coding sequence GTGAGCGCCGCCCGCGGTGCCGCCGCCACCGTGGACCCGCACCCGGAGATCCCCGGCCACACCTGGCGCGAGCACCTGCGCTCGGGTGGCTTCGCCGACGTCCACCTCTACCAGCAGCACCGACCCTCGCGCCCGGTGGCGGTGAAGGTGCTGAAGACCGGCTCCGCCGACCCGTCCCACTTCGACGACGAGGCCGATCGCATCGCCCAGCTCGGCGAGCACCCCTACGTGGTCACCATCCACGCCGTCGCCGTGGCCGCTGACGGCCGTCCCTACCTCGTGATGGAGTACTGCTCCGGCGGCACCCTGGGCGACCGCTGCCGTGGCGGCCAGATGTCCGTCCCGGAGGTCCTCGACGTCGCTGTGAAGCTGAGCAGCGCCGTCCACGCGGTGCACCAGGCGAGCCTGCTGCACCGCGACATCAAGCCCGCAAACGTGCTGCTGGTGGGCGCAGACCCGCGCCTCACCGACTTCGGCATCTCGGCCCCGCTGGCCGAGGGCGCGCTGCCCACCGGCCTGTCCCTTCCGTGGGCGGCCCCTGAGCAGTTCGTCGAGGGCGGTGCGGCCGACGCGCGCACCGAGGTGTGGTCGCTGGGCGCCACCCTCCACGCCCTGCTCACAGGGAGGTCCCCCTTCTCCTTGCAGGGCAGCAGCGAGCTGGCGCACATCGCGCGCATCCAGAGCGCACCCCGCCCGAGCACCGGCCGCCGCGACGTGCCCCCGTCGCTCGAGCGCCTCTTGGACCGCGCGCTGAGCAAGGACCCCCGCCGCCGCCAGGCCAGCGCGCAGGAGGTGGTGCTCGGGCTGCAGGCCGTCCAGGCCGAGCTGGGGCTGCCCGTGACGCCGGTGCCGCAGGCTCCGGCCCCGTCTCCGGGCGCCCCGGTGGTGGTGCACGACGACGGCGGGGGAGAGCCCACCCGCCTGCGTCCGCTCCGCCTCCTGGAGCCCCGCCCCGCCGACCCGACGGTGCGCCGCTCCTCGGTCATCACCGCGGTCCCCAGCTCGTCCACGGGTCCGCACACCGGGCAGCTGCCCGACCAGCTGACGAGCGGTCCAGCTGACCGGCTCGGCGACGCGGTGGACCCCTCGCCCGACACCGGTTCCGCTGGCCTCACCGCCACGGTGCTGCGCCCACCTGCTCGGCCGTCGCTCGAGGCCGATCCCACGCCTGCGCCCGGCCGATCGCGGACTGCTCTGGTCGTGGCGGCGGCGGCGGTGGTCGTCGGCCTCGGCCTGGTGGCCGCAGCGGGGGTGCTCGTGGTGCAGCTGACCGGTGCGGGCGCGACAGCCTCGGGCCCAGCAGCAGACCCGACGGCTCCCGCGCAAGACCTCGGCCCCACCTTCGTGGAGCAGGTCGAGGCGCCGACCGCACTGACCTTCGTACCTGCCGCTGACGGCTCGGTGCAGGTCGGCTGGACCGCTCCGCCAGGATCGGACGCCAGCACCGCCTACCTGGTGGGCCTGCTGTCGGACGGGGGCGTGGTCCGGGAGGACCGGGTCGCGGGTTCCGCGACGGTGCTGCCGGCCGGCGGTCCCCGGTGCGTGCAGGTGCGGACCGTGCTCGGTGATGGCCGCACCTCCGACGACGCCGTGAAGGGATGCGCCCCGTGA